GATCAGCTACTAATTGCTCAAAACCTTCTGCTTTTGCTACACCACTATCCTTCTTAATTTTAGAACTTGCTTTTCCTTTTTTAGCCGAAGACTTTACTTTTTTCTTATCTTTTGAAGAACTGCTTTTCTTCTCAATTTTCTTCTTTAAATCACTAAAGCTGTCATTGAAATAGTACTCATCTACCACCAATCCATCTTTCCATTCTCTGCGAATGATTTCGTGCCATCGTAACCTTTCATCATCTTGATTGGTAAAAGTAAAGGTGAACTTGGAATAGGACGTGTTACCATCTATAATAGAGTCATGAAACTTGAATTGATCCAAAGATTTCATTTTATCGAAAAAGTCGACCAGAAAACTTCGTTTCTCTTTTTTAGAAGTTGTGCGGTCTTTTTTATCACTCCAGGTAATTACATTTTCATGAAAGAATTTATCAAATGCTTCTAATATTTTTCCATCAGAAACCATTTTATCAAGTTGGTGCAGTTCTTTTTTCATCGTAAGTTGTTGTACATTAAATATTGCTTTAATTTAAATATAAAATTGGAGAATTTAACACAATGCGAAACATTCAGTCTTTATTTCTATTTTATAATTGATGTTTTTATTAAAAGTGAGGAAAGTACTTTTACATATTATCTTATTAATGACAATCAGCGTGCCGTTGAGTGCACAGCTTATTCTTGCGGACACCAACTTGGTTTGCAAGGATTCCCCTTTAAAGCTATATATCAATCCTACTATTTTTAATGACTTAGATTTTTGTGTCAAAGCTGCGGGAGCAAGAGATGGATTATATTACTTCACATCTTGTAATCGAATTAGTTTCGACGACGCCTATGCTTATTCCAAACTAATGAAGGGCGACTTAGCTACGGGAAATACCCAAGATAAAAACCGATTCATATCTAATATCCTACCCAATAACATCAAATGGATGGGATATTCCCAAAACCCGAAAAGTGAGAAATTTAATGACCCACCAGACCCCTCCTCTGGCTTTGAATGGATGAGCGGTGCAGATGTAGGCTTCACTGCCTGGGCAAATGAAGAACCAAATAACAGAGAGGATGAGAACCCTGGAATGAATGTAATACAGGGTTGCTCCAACGGCAACTTAGCAGAATGGTGCGATGTAGATAAAAACGACGGGCACAAGTACATAGCCGTGGTTGAAACTAAATTCAACACCCCACCAAATATTCCTGACATAAAAGTACGATGGGAAACCCAAGAGAACAGTAGATCAATTATTATAAAACCAAGTATTTCAAAATATTACAGAGTCTCGGTTTACATTGATGGTATTGAAATAAAAGACAGTATTTTGATTAATGTTGCTGAAGTAAATGTAAATTTAAGTTTGCCTGGCGGTTGCGGAGATCCGTTTGTATGGAACCCCGAAATAATAACTAAAATCCCTGTTAATGACTTGGAAATTGACTGGTTTATTGGTGAAAATAGAGTACAAAATCAACTGAATCCACAGCTTAATACCAACAAAGAAGGACCAACACCCGCAGGAGTAACGGTCAAGAGTAAATCCTGCAATGCCATGCTAGCCCAAGATTCCATTACATTCAATTTAGCATATCCTTTTGTAGAAACCAACGAAAAGGACTACGAAGCAAAGCTAAATGAAATAGTAAAACTAGACCCTATAAATTCCAACGATCAGTTCTTATACTCTTGGTCTCCAATCAATGGACTCAGTGACCCTAGCATAGCCAAGCCTTCTTTTATGGCTGAGGTCCCCATAACTTATTCCGTCAAAATTAATGATGGTTTTGACTGTATTATTGAAGAAGTATTCAATTTTACCATCGATCCTCGAATTAACATTTATATTCCAAATTCCTTCTCTCCCAATGCCGATTCTTGGAACGACGAACTCATCATATTGACAAATACTGGCTTTTATGGCCAACTTCGTTCTTTCATTATATATGATAGATT
This portion of the Spirosomataceae bacterium TFI 002 genome encodes:
- a CDS encoding gliding motility-associated C-terminal domain-containing protein, giving the protein MFLLKVRKVLLHIILLMTISVPLSAQLILADTNLVCKDSPLKLYINPTIFNDLDFCVKAAGARDGLYYFTSCNRISFDDAYAYSKLMKGDLATGNTQDKNRFISNILPNNIKWMGYSQNPKSEKFNDPPDPSSGFEWMSGADVGFTAWANEEPNNREDENPGMNVIQGCSNGNLAEWCDVDKNDGHKYIAVVETKFNTPPNIPDIKVRWETQENSRSIIIKPSISKYYRVSVYIDGIEIKDSILINVAEVNVNLSLPGGCGDPFVWNPEIITKIPVNDLEIDWFIGENRVQNQLNPQLNTNKEGPTPAGVTVKSKSCNAMLAQDSITFNLAYPFVETNEKDYEAKLNEIVKLDPINSNDQFLYSWSPINGLSDPSIAKPSFMAEVPITYSVKINDGFDCIIEEVFNFTIDPRINIYIPNSFSPNADSWNDELIILTNTGFYGQLRSFIIYDRLGQMVYQTNDTWTWNGIYKNEVLPRGQYIYTLQYEIENITYSKKGEIWLLK